The following is a genomic window from Streptomyces chrestomyceticus JCM 4735.
TGCTGCCCGGGCCCCCAGGGCTGCCCCCAAGGCTGGCCCGCGGGCGGTGCGGCCTGCTGGCCAGGGACCCACGGATCGCCGTGAGCGGGCAGCACAACGCCCTCTCGCGCGGGCTCGCCCGCAGGATAGTGCGGGTCGTTGCCCTGTCCGCTCTGCGTCACCGGGACTCCTACGATCTGCTGACTTACGGAAGCGTCGGCTCACGCTACCGGGTCGCCGTCACGTTCGACCATGTCCCCTGGTCACCACCCACCCGTAACGCCCCACAAGGGCCTTCCAGGCCCTCCTGAGGCCCCTGTGGCGGCACGGGAGGGCCCGCCGGGCGGACCCTGCGCGGTCCGCCCGGCGGCGAAGGACGAGGCGGCCCGGGCGCCGACCAGCCCTCCCCCGGCTGCCGCGGGCCGCGAATCCGCTACGCGGCTGCCCGCAATTCCAGCCGGGCACCGAACTCCCGCACCACCGGCTCGTCCCGGTACGGCTCCAGCCGTAGCTGGAAGTCCTCCAGATACTCCGCGCCGCGGTTCGACCGCAGCCCGCTCAGCAACTCGACGGCCTGGGTGCCCGTGTGGCACGCCTGCTCGATCTCGCGCTGCTGCACCTGCGCGCTGGCCAGCAGCACCAGCCCGATGGCGCGGCGCCGCGCCCGCCCTTCGGGGTGCCCGTCCACCGCTTCCTGAGCGCGCTGGCGCGCCGCGCTCGCCTGCCCCAAGTCGCGATGACAGTGCGCGAGTTCGTCGGCCAGGTACGCCTCGTCGAAGTGCGAGATCCACACCGGGTCGTCGCCGGTGCCGGAAGAACCTGCGGCGCGTTCCATGGCGCCCACCGCCCGGCCCGCCACGACCTGGAAGGCCCGCGCGTCCCCCATCAGCGCGTGCCCGCGCGCCTCCGCCGCGAAGAACATCGCCTCCGCGCGCGGCGTGACGTGTCCCCGCGCTCCTTCCTGCGCGGCCTTCGCGAGCTGCGCGATCTCCCGTGGGTTGCCGAGCGAGGCGGCGAGGTGGCTCATGCTGGCGGCGAGCACGTACCCGCCATAGCCGCGGTCACCGGCCGCCTGTGCAAGGCGCAGTGCCTGGATGTAGTAGCGCTGCGCCAGTCCTGGCTGGCCGGTGTCGACGGCCATGTAGCCGCCCAGCTCCGTCAGCCGGGCGACCGACGCGAACAGTTCGCGGCCGACCGATTCCCGGTACGAGCCGGCCAGCAGCCCGGAGACGACGCTGTTGAGGTAGTGGACGACGACCGGCCGGACGTGGCCACTGCCGTAGCGGTGGTCCAGCTCGCCCAGGGCCGTGGTCATGGCCCGTACGGCTTCGACGTCCGAGATGCCCACCCGCGCCCCGGCGTTGCGCGCGACCTGCGGGTCGGCGCTGGTGATGAGCCAGTCCCGGCTCGGTTCGACCAGCGCCGAGGCGGCCACGGTGGAGCCGCTGAGGAAGTCGCGCCGGCCGACGTCGCTGCGCCACAGCTCGCAGACCTGCTCGATGGCGCCGAGGACGGTGGGCGAGAACTGCAGGCCCACACCGGACGCGAGGTTCTTGCCGTCGGCCATCCCGATCTCGTCGATGGTGACCGTCCGCCCGAGTTTGCGGCCCAGCGCCTCCGCGATGATGGCGGGGGCCCGGCCGCGCGGCTGCTGGCCGCGCAGCCAGCGGGCGACGGAGGTCTTGTCGTAGCGCAGGTCCAGGCCGTGCTCGGCGCCGCACATGTTGACGCGGCGGGCGAGTCCGGCGTTGGAGCAGGCGGCTTCCTGGATGAGCGCCTGCAGCCGTTCGTTCGGCTGCCGCGCGACGAGTGGCCTGGCGGCCATACTGCACCCCCTGATTACTGCTGCGCGTTCACCAGCGAACGCCGTACCCGTGGACCAATTCCCCACACATATGCCGGATATACGGGATATCTCGGATGTGCGTCATGTCCGTCGAAGCCTTGACATTTCCGGGTGGCGGCGATCGGACCGGCCGGCCGGCGGATCGCTCCGCCGGATTGCGGTGTCCGGCTTGTCCTCTCGCTCCGCTCCCGGGTACTGCGTCACGGTCTCGGCTCCTGCTGCTCCGGTCTTCGGTGTTCGAACTCCGGTGCCCGGCGTTCGGTGTTCGGGTTCCGGCTTTCGAACTTCACTCTGCGGACTTCGCTCTGTTCGAAGTCCGCATCTCGAACTCCGGCTCTCGGACTTCGGGCTTCACTCTGCGGACTTCGGACTTCGGTGGGACGGTGTGCCGGGGAATCGGCCGAACCGGGGTACGCCGTGGCGGTACCCGCGTCCTGCTCGCGGCGCCGCCGCGCCGTACGGTCCCGGCGTTCGCTCCGGGGTCCGTGCCGGCTGTGCCGCGGCCTTGCCGCCGGGCGGCCTCTCCGCCCGTCACGCAGGTGGCTACCCGTTCTCCCGGCGCTGCCCCGCACGCGCCCCCGGCCATGCATCCATGCGCCCCACGTGCGGGAACGATGCGCCGGGGTGGTGCACGTGTCGGCCGTAACCCTTGGTGACGGGGAAAGTTGTCCACCACGTGGAAGACACCATCGGAGTCACAGGAGCCTCTCAGGTCCCCGAGCAGCGTGGCGAGCTGTTGATCGAAACTGCGGTGCGTTACGCGGAAGAGCGGCATTGGGACGTCTTGCCCGGCGCATGGCTGGAGGACGAGGGCGAAGTGCCGCGCTGCTCGTGCGGCGCGGCCGACTGCGCCGCGCCCGGCGCGCACCCCGCCGTCCCGGGCTGGGCCGGGCACGCCACGGGCAGCGCGACGGCCGCCCGCCGCCTGTGGAGCAGGAATCCGCGCGCCTCGATCCTGCTGCCGACGGGCCGTACGTTCGAGGCGCTGGACGTACCCGAGACGGCCGGCTGCCTGGCCCTGGCCCGGATGGAGCGGATGGACCTGCCGCTCGGCCCGGTGACCCGCACCCCGGGCCGCCGGATGCTCTTCTTCGTCCTCCCCGGCGCCGCGATCAAGGTGCCCGACCTGGTGCGGCACCTGGGCTGGCCGCCCGCTTCGCTGGACCTGGTCGCGCGCGGCGAGGGCGACTACGTCGCCGCGCCGCCGACGCGGGTGGGGGCGCACGGGGCGGTGCAGTGGGTGCGTGAGCCCACCGCCGCCAACCGGTGGCTGCCGGACGCGGACGAACTGATCAGCCCTTTGGCGTACGCCTGCGGGCGGGAGGCCGCGGCGGCGCGCGGACGGTGAGGACGGGGCGGCGGGGCCGTACGGGGCGCGCCTGCCGTACCCGCCGCGCCGCCGTCCCGCCCCCGTGCACCGCGCGTGTGCGCCGGGCGCCCGCCCCACCGCGCACGCCCCTTCGCAGCACCGCGCGCCCCTCCCGCCGCCTCGCACGCAGACGCACCGGTTCCGTCGCACACCCGCACGTATCGTGTGATGAACGGACGGGGGCACGACCAGCCCCCGCGGGGACGTCGAAGGGCAGGCCGGTGGCCAACGAACCGGAGAACAGCGACCAGACGGCAGAAACGCTCACTCCACCGGACGGCCCGCCCGACCGGGCGGACGGCACGGTTCCGCCCGCCGTGCGCATCCAGGGGCTGTGGAAGAAGTACGGCGAACAGATCGCCGTGGCGGGGATCGACCTCACCCTGCCGGCGGGCCGGTTCATCGGCCTGGTCGGACCGAACGGCGCGGGCAAGACCACCACCCTCTCGATGGTGACCGGCCTGCTGCGCCCGGACGCCGGGCAGGTGGAGATCGGCGGCCACGACGTGTGGCACGACCCGGTCGCGGTGAAGTCCCGGATCGGCGTACTGCCCGAAGGGCTGCGCCTGTTCGAGCGGCTGTCCGGCCGCGAACTCCTGGCCTACATCGGGCGGCTGCGGGGGCTGCCCGGTGCGGAGGTCGACAAGCGCGCCGACCAGTTGCTTCAGGTACTGGACCTGGCCGGCGCGCAGAACAAGCTCGTCGTCGACTACTCGACCGGTATGCGCAAGAAGATCGGGCTGGCGGCCGCGCTGCTGCACAACCCGGAGGTGCTCTTCCTGGACGAGCCGTTCGAGGGCGTCGACCCGGTGTCCGCGCAGACCATCCGCGGCGTACTGGAGCGCTACACCTCCTCCGGGGCCACCGTCGTCTTCTCCAGCCATGTGATGGAGCTGGTCGAGTCGCTGTGCGACTGGGTGGCGGTGATGGCCGGCGGGCGTATCCGGGCCGACGGCCCCACCGCCGAGGTGCGGGGCGACGCGCCGTCCCTCCAGGACGCCTTCCTCGAACTGGTCGGCGCCAACGGCCGCACGGCCGGGCAGGACCTGGACTGGCTGGGCGGCGGGGCCGCCCGATGAGCGTCCCCTCCACCTCCACGGCACCCACCGGGACGCCGCCCGGCGCTCCGCACGCGGCCCCGGCCGCGTCGCTCACGCCGGTCTTCGTCCGCCTCAAGCTGTCCCTGCTGCGCAACGGCCTGCGCCAGTCGTCCGGCCGGACCGTCGCCTATGTGGCGTCGCTGGTCTTGTCCCTGCTGTGCGCGGCCGGCGTACTGCTCGGCCTGATCGCCCTGCGCGGCGTCGACCACGCGGGCGCGCTCGGCGTCCTGCTGGCCGCGGTGCTCACGCTGGGCTGGGCGGCGATGCCACTGTTCTTCCCCTCGGGCGACGAGACCCTCGACCCGACCCGGCTGGTCATGCTGCCGCTACGGCCCCGGCCGCTCATCGTCTCGCTGCTGATCACGTCGCTGGTCGGCATCGGCCCGGTCTTCACCCTGGCGCTGGCCGTCGGCTCGGCGATCATGCTGGCGCAGACCGCGGGCGCCGCGGTCGTCGGCGTCCTCGCCGTCGTCCTGGTCGTCCTGGTGTGCGTGGCGCTGGCGCGCGCCGTGGCCACCGCCAACGTACGGCTGCTGACCAGCCGCCGGGGGCGCGACCTCGCCGTACTGAGCGGCCTGTTCGTCGCCATCGGCGCGCAGGGCGTGAACGTCGGCGCGCAGAAACTGTTCGGCTCGGGCGCCGGGCTGTCCGCCCTGGAACCCGTCTCCGACATCCTGCGCTGGGTGCCGCCCGCCTCGGCCGTCGACGCGGTCCGCGCGGCGAGCGAAGGCGCGTACGGGCGTGCCGTCCTGGGCCTGGCGCTGGCCGCGCTGGCGCTCGGCCTGCTGCTGTGGTGGTGGCAGCGCACCCTGACCACCCTGATGACCTCGCCCGACTCCTCGACCCTCCAGGCCGTCGAGAAGGACACCGCGCGCAAGCAGCGCTCCTCGGGCGGCGGCCTGCAGCGGCTGCTCCCGGAGAGCCGTTCGGGCACCGTCATCCTGCGGATGCTGCGCTACGCGTGGCGCGACCCGAAGTCCAAGATGTCGTGGGCCATGGCGTTCGCCGTGGGCCTGCTCGTCCCGTTCATCTCCGCCATCCAGGGCGGCGGCAGCATCTACACGGCGCTCTCGGCGCCGGCCCTGCTGGGCATGCAGATGTACAACCAGTTCGGGCAGGACACCTCGGCGTTCTGGATGGTCGCCTCGACGATCTCCACGCCCCGCGACGCCTTCCTGGAACTGCGGGCGCGCGGGCTGGGCCTGGCCCTGGTAGGTGTGCCGTTCGTGACGCTGGTCGTGATCGGCTCGGCGGCCTTCCTGGGGCCGTGGTCCGCGTTCTTCGACGTCTACGGGCTGGCGCTGGCGCTGCTCGGGGCCCTGGTGGCGACGGGTGCGATGGCCTCGGCACTGTTCCCGTACTCGATCCCCGCCGAGAGCAACAAGAACGTCGCTCCCGGCCAGGGCGCCATCGCCTGGTTCAGCCTGTTCGGCGGCATGCTGGTGAGCGCCGTACTGGCCGCTCCGGTGATCGGGCTGCTGATCTGGCTGCACGTGGCGGACCTGCACAGCCTGCTGTGGCTGCTGCTGCCGGTGGGAGCGGCGTACGGGGTCGGCATCGCGCTCCTGGGGATGCGGGTGGCGGCACCGCTGGTGGCGCGCCGCCTGCCGGAGATCCTGGGCGCGGTCAGCAAGGGGTGAGGCTCGGGGCTGCGTCGGCGGCGGCGCTGTCGGCGCCGACGCAGCCCGCCCGTCCGGAGTTATCCACAGGCTTCCCCACGGCAATTGCCGGGCCGGTACCGTCGTGGAACGCGGCGACGAAATGATCGCCACGACGACACGATCGCCGGCACGCACGCCGACGCATCCACCGGCGCGGCCGGTGAACGGGGGTGGGGAAGCATGTGGCTGACCGGAAGCACGACCGCGATCACGACAGCGGCCCTCCACACCGCCCTGTCCTCCCCTTCCACCACCACAGCTCCTTCCCCGCTCCGCTTCCTCTTCCTCGCCGCCGGGCCGCTCCTGCTCATCGCGGCGGTCGGTCTCCTGCTCCGGCGCCGCTCCCGACTACGGGACCTCGCCCAGCCGTTGGCGATACCGCGAGCGGTCTTCGCCGCCGCGCGCCGCGCCGACGAGGCCGGGATACGGGAGCGTGCCGCTGAGGAAGTCGCCCGCCTGGCCGGGTACACGCAACGCAACGGGGCTGCTCCGGCGGCCACGGAACGGGCCCGCGAATCCTGCGCCACGGCCGAGGCCCTTTTGCGGCAGGCGCGCGGAGTCCCCGACCTGGCAGGCGTGTTCGCCCTCGTCCATGAGGGCTGCGCAGCCCTCGACGGGTCGAAGGCACCACTCCCCCTGTGCTTCTTCCACCCGCTGCACGGCCCGGCGATCCGGCGCATACCCTGGCGCCCGTCCGACGACGGCGAGCGCTTCCAGGTAGGCGCCTGCGCGACCTGCGTACGGGCCCTCCGGGCTCGCCGGGAACCGGACACGCTCACCGACGAGCGAGCCGGCCGCCCCGTCCCGTACTTCGACGTACCGCCCGAGCACAGCCTGTGGTCAGCCACCGGCTACGGCTCCCTGCTGACCGACACCTCCCTGACCACCCACGTCCAACGCGAACTGGACCTCGCACGATGACCCGCCCCCGACTCGGGCAACGCTGGAGCGCACTGCCGGTATGGGCACGGTGGGTCGCCGCCACCTACGCGTTCGCCTTCACCCAAGGGACCTGCGCCCACCTCATCGACCTGGCACGCGGCGGCATCCACGCCTACGCGGCCTTCCCCCAAGTGCCACTCCAGGTGTTCTTCATCAGCCTGGTGGTCCTCGACCCCCTGACCGTCCTCCTGGTGATACGCCTACACCGCGCAGGCCCCTGGGTGGCCTGCGGCGTGATGCTCGCCGACGCCACCGCGAACTGGATCGGCAACTGGCAGCGGGCAACCGCCGACCCGGCAAGCCTGCTCCGCCCGGTCGGGCTGCTCCCCATCACCCTCTTCACCCTGTACGTCCTCGTCACGTGTCTCCCGCTGTATCGAGCGTTCGATGCGTCGTGGAAGGCGGCCGGGGGGCGGCGGAGCGGGAGGGAAAGGGCCCTGCTGCGATGCCGCATACGCCGGGCTGCGTGCTCGGGGTTCGTCGTGGTCCTGCTGGCGGGGGCGGCCGTGGGCTCCGCGCGGGAGGAGCCCGAGCCCGTGGCCACGCTGGGCGGTTCCGGATCGGTGTGCGAGATGCCGGTGACGTTCGAAGTGCGCGGTTTCTGGAAAGCGACGCCGCCTGGTCCGAGCCGGGAGCCGCTGGGCTTCGACGCCCTTTGCGATCTCACACTGAAGGAGGAAAAGCGCAAAGTGACGCTGCGGGTCGACGCCATCGACATGGGAAGCGGTGACCCCCTCGGATCGCTGCGCCTCCACGAGGGGGCGGACCTGGGCAACTACGGCGAGTACATGCACGGTGGGCGTATGGAGGCGACGACGGCCGCCGGGCAGCCGGCCGAAGAGATGCACTACCGGTTGAGCCCGGATGGCCTCCATGACATCCGGGTCCACAAGATCGCGGTGGTGG
Proteins encoded in this region:
- a CDS encoding transcriptional regulator, encoding MAARPLVARQPNERLQALIQEAACSNAGLARRVNMCGAEHGLDLRYDKTSVARWLRGQQPRGRAPAIIAEALGRKLGRTVTIDEIGMADGKNLASGVGLQFSPTVLGAIEQVCELWRSDVGRRDFLSGSTVAASALVEPSRDWLITSADPQVARNAGARVGISDVEAVRAMTTALGELDHRYGSGHVRPVVVHYLNSVVSGLLAGSYRESVGRELFASVARLTELGGYMAVDTGQPGLAQRYYIQALRLAQAAGDRGYGGYVLAASMSHLAASLGNPREIAQLAKAAQEGARGHVTPRAEAMFFAAEARGHALMGDARAFQVVAGRAVGAMERAAGSSGTGDDPVWISHFDEAYLADELAHCHRDLGQASAARQRAQEAVDGHPEGRARRRAIGLVLLASAQVQQREIEQACHTGTQAVELLSGLRSNRGAEYLEDFQLRLEPYRDEPVVREFGARLELRAAA
- a CDS encoding transporter translates to MSVPSTSTAPTGTPPGAPHAAPAASLTPVFVRLKLSLLRNGLRQSSGRTVAYVASLVLSLLCAAGVLLGLIALRGVDHAGALGVLLAAVLTLGWAAMPLFFPSGDETLDPTRLVMLPLRPRPLIVSLLITSLVGIGPVFTLALAVGSAIMLAQTAGAAVVGVLAVVLVVLVCVALARAVATANVRLLTSRRGRDLAVLSGLFVAIGAQGVNVGAQKLFGSGAGLSALEPVSDILRWVPPASAVDAVRAASEGAYGRAVLGLALAALALGLLLWWWQRTLTTLMTSPDSSTLQAVEKDTARKQRSSGGGLQRLLPESRSGTVILRMLRYAWRDPKSKMSWAMAFAVGLLVPFISAIQGGGSIYTALSAPALLGMQMYNQFGQDTSAFWMVASTISTPRDAFLELRARGLGLALVGVPFVTLVVIGSAAFLGPWSAFFDVYGLALALLGALVATGAMASALFPYSIPAESNKNVAPGQGAIAWFSLFGGMLVSAVLAAPVIGLLIWLHVADLHSLLWLLLPVGAAYGVGIALLGMRVAAPLVARRLPEILGAVSKG
- a CDS encoding ABC transporter ATP-binding protein, which gives rise to MANEPENSDQTAETLTPPDGPPDRADGTVPPAVRIQGLWKKYGEQIAVAGIDLTLPAGRFIGLVGPNGAGKTTTLSMVTGLLRPDAGQVEIGGHDVWHDPVAVKSRIGVLPEGLRLFERLSGRELLAYIGRLRGLPGAEVDKRADQLLQVLDLAGAQNKLVVDYSTGMRKKIGLAAALLHNPEVLFLDEPFEGVDPVSAQTIRGVLERYTSSGATVVFSSHVMELVESLCDWVAVMAGGRIRADGPTAEVRGDAPSLQDAFLELVGANGRTAGQDLDWLGGGAAR
- a CDS encoding bifunctional DNA primase/polymerase, encoding MEDTIGVTGASQVPEQRGELLIETAVRYAEERHWDVLPGAWLEDEGEVPRCSCGAADCAAPGAHPAVPGWAGHATGSATAARRLWSRNPRASILLPTGRTFEALDVPETAGCLALARMERMDLPLGPVTRTPGRRMLFFVLPGAAIKVPDLVRHLGWPPASLDLVARGEGDYVAAPPTRVGAHGAVQWVREPTAANRWLPDADELISPLAYACGREAAAARGR
- a CDS encoding lipoprotein; the protein is MTRPRLGQRWSALPVWARWVAATYAFAFTQGTCAHLIDLARGGIHAYAAFPQVPLQVFFISLVVLDPLTVLLVIRLHRAGPWVACGVMLADATANWIGNWQRATADPASLLRPVGLLPITLFTLYVLVTCLPLYRAFDASWKAAGGRRSGRERALLRCRIRRAACSGFVVVLLAGAAVGSAREEPEPVATLGGSGSVCEMPVTFEVRGFWKATPPGPSREPLGFDALCDLTLKEEKRKVTLRVDAIDMGSGDPLGSLRLHEGADLGNYGEYMHGGRMEATTAAGQPAEEMHYRLSPDGLHDIRVHKIAVVVPEGAVVLGVSSNCLGCEGYARRVYEEAKSTMRVRGAA